GAAAAAAATATACATGAACTCCATTTTTATTTAAAAAATTAATGTTTTTTATCAAAGCTTGCATTTGTCTGTATTACAGAATATTAACATCATTTTGCTTGTTTTTGTGAATTATGCAGGTTAAAATTCCTATTTGGAAAAGAACATTTGACATATTATTTACATCCTTTGCTGTTCTTGCTTTATCCCCAATATATTTGTTAACAATACTACTTATTCGTTTGGAATCAAAAGGTCCAATTTTTTATAATGCCACAAGAGTTGGTGCAGGATTAAATATATTTCCGTTTCATAAATTCAGATCAATGTATGTAGGAACCGATTCTGCTACTAAGATGAAAGAACTTGCTGCACTTAATCAATATACTAATGAAAGTGAACAAAAAGAGATAGATGCCGGACCGGTTTACGATTGTCCCCGATGCAATAAAGCAGAAGAACCATGTTCACCTATCTTAAAAGATAATAAGGGCAAAGATATATGTGAATATCAATACAATAATTGGAAAAAGAAGAAAGAAAAAAACGTTTTTGTTAAGTATGCAAATGACCCAAGAATTACGAAAGTTGGGAAATTTATTAGAAAAACAAGTATTGATGAACTTCCACAATTATTTAATATCCTTAAAGGCGATATGTCTATTGTAGGCAATAGGCCAATTCCAATGTATGAAAGCGAATTAATTACATCTGATGCTTGGGGTGAGCGTTTCAATGCTCCGGCAGGCCTTACGGGACTTTGGCAGGTTTCTAAAAGAGGAAAAGCAGAAATGTCGGAAGAAGAAAGAAAAAGTCTTGATATAGAATATGCCAGAACTTATTCGTTCTGGGGCGACATAAAAATAATATTTAAAACATTCACAGCAGTACTTCAACACGAAGATGTTTAGCTTATTGCAAGTTTTGGGTATAGCTGAATGTTTCTCAATTGTTAGTTTTCGCAATTGAAATAAGAATGATATAATGAATTTATAATTGTTCAAAATATTTATTTAGTTGTTACTTCTACAATAATGACTATTTTCGTTAATTTAATTAGACTTATGAAGATTATTAAATTATTTAGGCTAAGGAAAGTTTTGATAATTGTAAACATAGTTTTGTTTAGCATTAGTGCTTATTCTCAAGTCAATGAATTAGAAAATATTGTCTATCAAGAATTCGATCCATTGAAATTAATCTCTGATGAAATATTTGAGAATGAAGGAATTGCACTGCCACCATTACAAACCCTTATTGATTCGGCTCAAATTTATTCTCCATTGATAAACCAACAAAGAGTATTAACCGAAATTAAAGAAATTGATCTTTGGAAATCTAGAATGGACTGGACAGAATACATAGGTGCTATTACACAAGTTAAATACGGAAGCATTACTCAGACTGACTATGAAAATTTACTTCAGGATCAAACAGTTTCTGAAGCTAGCAGATATAATGTAGGACTTACTTTAAGACTGACATTATTCGATATTTTAACCAGAGGC
The Bacteroidota bacterium DNA segment above includes these coding regions:
- a CDS encoding sugar transferase, producing the protein MQVKIPIWKRTFDILFTSFAVLALSPIYLLTILLIRLESKGPIFYNATRVGAGLNIFPFHKFRSMYVGTDSATKMKELAALNQYTNESEQKEIDAGPVYDCPRCNKAEEPCSPILKDNKGKDICEYQYNNWKKKKEKNVFVKYANDPRITKVGKFIRKTSIDELPQLFNILKGDMSIVGNRPIPMYESELITSDAWGERFNAPAGLTGLWQVSKRGKAEMSEEERKSLDIEYARTYSFWGDIKIIFKTFTAVLQHEDV
- a CDS encoding TolC family protein, with translation MKIIKLFRLRKVLIIVNIVLFSISAYSQVNELENIVYQEFDPLKLISDEIFENEGIALPPLQTLIDSAQIYSPLINQQRVLTEIKEIDLWKSRMDWTEYIGAITQVKYGSITQTDYENLLQDQTVSEASRYNVGLTLRLTLFDILTRGKNIQLVQKELDLANYKKEEVERMVKEEVITKYYTLLLKQRLLSIKNEIHQVQAINYKLAEKEFLEGEIDMSDYAGIIEITAKSSAGLENARIEFTIAYLMLEQAVGREISEIKKAINN